The stretch of DNA agggaccatgggagggctccagggcatgtccagcccatctaaCTCAGTCCCGATCtctggaacccagcagcaagctaacctactgtttggagtgtctgccccctggtggtcagtgcacgtcatagcgagcagttgagcatccttagcatatcattggcatattgcgctttaattggttgaacagatgaccagacaactggacacatagcatattaggcttttattatataggatagccattctgagaggtgtgaggtgatatctcattgtggttttgttatttctccaatgattagtgacattgagcatcttttcttatgtctattggtcatctctatgtcctccttggagaattgtctattcaggtcctttgcctatttttaattggattgtttgttttactGGTGTTGAGTTATTTGAGGTCTGtaaaaattttggatattaaccgcTTATTacatgtatcattggcgaatatgttctcccatgcagtgcattgtcttttcattttgttgatggtttacttTCCTGTGCAAAAATGTTTTAGTGTGATTTAGTACCACTTGTTTAacttttgtttccctttcctgagaacatataacagaaaaaaatattgctatgagaaatatcCAAGATTTTCCTGCCTataatttcttctaggatttttgtggCTTCAAGTTTatcatttaagttctttatccattttgagtttattcttctgtatggTGTGAGAAGGTAGTCTAATTTCAATGTTTTGCAGTTATCTGTTCACTTttctcaataccatttattgaatagaatgtctttaccccattttatgtccttgccttctttgtcaaatattaattgaccataaagatgtgggtttatttttgggctctctattctggtcCATGAATTCATATCTGATTTTTACACCAGTGATATGCTGtgtgattactatggccttgtagtatactTGGATATCAGGTGgtgtgatttctccaactttgttctgctttccaaAGTTGCTGTGACTATTCAGTATttttttgtagttccatataaatttccgAGGCAACTGCCTTGGGTGAGCACTGCCAGGTGCAGGTGTGCCTCTGTGGGATATTGGCAGGTCTTGCACACTGTTCTCACAGAAGAGGGGCTTTTCCCCTTGTccccaggggacctgctggggcCTGTGCTGCCTTACTTTGTCCCCAGGGCTAGTGGTCACCAGACCAGAAGCCTGCCAGTCTGACGGTGACAGTGCTCTCTCCCTAGTGTTGACAGTGCATGTGTCGCAATCAGGATGTACAGGAATCTCTGACATGTATTGGCTTGTGAACTGTCTCTCCTTGGAAGTTCACGCGTTTGCTTTATCCCTTTAGAAAACACTAACTTTAGAGAGTTTCATATAACACAGgaatattaaaactttttttggcATTTGGCTATGAGGAATGCTTTCCTGcttgtgttttgtcttttttccagATTTCTGCATTATCCTAATTTCTGTTTTGGGCATAGGAAGAGCCATCCTTTGCCTGACTGGATTCTGGCCATGAGGTCACACTTAGCACAGAGAACTCTACCCCAATATTATGCACACACTTACtaaaaaattttattcttctttttatttcttacattacATTAATCTATCTGGAATTtccttttcatattaaaaaaacgctatttcagataaaaacaaaccaaaatatgTGAGCAGACACAAAATGGAACCTATTATAAGATTCCATTTACAGGAAGCATCCAGAAAAGGTAAAGACAACAGATCAGGGGTTTCCAGAGGCAGGAGGAGTGGGGACTGAGTATTGTTGGTTCAGGGTTTCCTTTTGGAGGGATGGAACATCCTGCAACTGGTCAGTGGTGATGTTTATATAGCACCTGAAATGTACTTCATGctcaagaatttaaaatatgaacaataacatttaaaataccaacaataaccatttaaaatacaaaaataaaatttatttattatttaacatgGATTATACAATGGGAAAATTAAagctaaaaacagaaaaaagaaaataataaaagcaacccCCCCAAAAATCACccaaataataaacattaaaagatAAAGAACTGAATCACGCCGTGGagaacaaatgaacaacaaaatgaaaacagaaaataaaaggaaaatttcaaGGCGTGAGTGTGAAACACGTTTTGCCCTTATGACAGGTTGAGCACATTCAACAAGGGGCCCTggagctgggccctccacaggcagctcctcctctgaggcaggagccagcatgggctccagggagggttcttCATCCAGCggtgctggggcctcagtttcttctggggccggccctggctccacagctgcagctggagaggctgctggaggtggtgaaAGCTCTGGAGCTGGAGATGCCTCCAGCTCTGCATCAGGAggagctgcctctgcctcctgggctggtgctggagttgggagaggagaaaaggtcaCCCAGGTGCCTGCATGTCCATCTGTCCCCCAAAGACAGAACACAGCTAGAGCCTAGGACCCACCACAGGATGTGCTCAACACTGGCAGTCCAGAAGGTTGGTGATCTTAGGCGgtctttgctcctggccaggctCAAGGGGTGCCCCATATGTGTCTGGCAACAGCCTCTCCCCATTAGCTCACATGGACCTCCCCAAACCTTCCCACCCCTACACCTCCCCACTTTCTCACCCTTGGGCccttgagctgggccctccacaggcagctcctcctctgaggcaggagccagcatgggctccagggagggttcttCATCCAGCggtgctggggcctcagttttgtctggggccggccctggctccacagctgcagctggagaggctgctggaggtggtgaaagctctggaggtggaggtgcctcCAGCTCTGCATCCTGCTCCTCAGGATGGACTTCCACTGTGACAGGAggagctgcctctgcctcctgggctggtgctggagttgggaggggagaaaaggtcacccaggtgcctgcatttccatctGTCCCCCAAAGacagaacacagccacagcccaggacccaccacaggacgtCCTCCATGCCCAAAGTCCAGCAGATGGGTGGTCTGAGGCTGgtctttgctcctggccaggctctgggggtgctCCCTGTATGTCTGGCAGCAATCCCTCCCCATAAGTTCACATGGATCTCCCCACCACTCCACCCCTAGCACTCCCACCTCctcacccttgggctctgcctcATTGGGCTCCAGGTCTTCCAATATGGTGATATGAACAGGGGCATAGCGCTTCAAGTCATCATAGAAAATTGGCATCTGCCTGTAGGGACTGAGCGGCTTAGAGGTTGGAGGCTTGTTGGGCCTGGGCGACGTTGGTCGAGGAGTCCTCCTCCATCCACTCACAGGCCCTGGCTCCCCAGTCGCCCAGGTGGCCACACACACTtcaggcctgccctggccctcagtggtgtggctcaccggCCCCTCCCTTCTGGACATGGGGAAGGAGTCTTCCTCCACCAGCTGCTGCTCCATCTTGATCTGGGTTGAGCgctgcaatgacagtgaccagcagccAGTCAGTAGGCCTCAATCGTGGCCCTAgtcactgctgcttctgccccctggaccttctgctcccggatcaggcccagccctgtgtctgcaccGACCTCCACCCAGGGGAAATGAGAGTCACCTCCAGGGCTCGGGATAGACCTCAGGCAGAGGGCGCCACCCACACTCCacgtccacccagccagccttgacctggggtgCGAACATGACTGGTCCTGACCCCCCTACCCAACCTGTTCCTGTTCTGAGTAGACCCTCCCTATGTGAACACTCATTTGCCACcccccctcaacacacacacacacacacacacacacacacacacacacacacgaggaggGGACATAGGGCTGCTCAGGTGGGATCAGAGTGGTGGCCTGGCCTGAACAAAACTGCCCTAAGCCTCCCGGTGTTACCTCCTGGTCCCGCCGTGCAAAGGGCCACAGGCGTCGTCTGGACTGAGTCCTGATCCAGCGGCGGGCACGTCGGAACCTACTCTCATCGCTGCCTCTCTTGAGGCCTCGGTCTCGGCACACGGGGAGACAACACGAAAACATGTTGTCCTCTTCAGTGCCTCTATCCgagtgagatgggaaggggcagttatAGAATGTAGCAGCCTGGTTACTGGGTTCTGTTAGGCTCCAtcgtcaggaagtgaggtcaccccTGGGTCCCCTACCCAGAGCACCTCCTCACACATGagcagtgacctcacttcctgacgaTGGAGCCTAACAGAACCCGGTAACCAGGCAGCTACATTCTataactgccccttcccatctcactcGGATAGAGGCACTGTagaggacaccatgttttcgTGTTGTCTCCCCGTGTGCCGAGACCGAGGCCTCAAGAGAGGCAGCGATGAGAGTAGGTTCCGACGTGCCCGCCGCTGGATCAGGACTCAGTCCAGACGCCTGTGGCCCTTTGCACGGCGGGACCAGGAGGTAACACCGGGAGGCTTAGGGCAGTTTTGTTCAGGCCAGGCCACCACTCTGATCCCACCTGAGCAGCCCTATGTCCcctcctcgtgtgtgtgtgtgtgtgtatgtgtgtgtgtgtgtgtgtatgtgtgtgttgaggggggGTGGCAAAGGGGTATTCACATGGGGAGGGTCTGCCCAGAACAGGAACAGGTTGGGTAGGGGGGTCAGGACCAGTCATGTTCGcaccccaggtcaaggctggctgggtggacgtGGAGTGTGGGTGGCGCCCTCTGCCCGAGGTACATCCTGAGCCCTGGAGGTGACTCTCATTTCCCCTGGGTGGAGGtctgtgcagacacagggctgggcctgatcCCGGACCAGAAGGTCCaggggcagaagcagcagtgacTAAGGTCACGCTTGAGGCCTACTGACggctgctggtcactgtcattgcagcGCTCAACCCTGATcaaggaggagcagcagctggtggAGGAAGACTCTTTCCCCATGTCCAGGAGTGAGGGCccggtgagccacaccactgagggCCAGGACAGTCCTGAAGTGTGTGTGGCcacctgggcggctggggagcccGGGCCCGTTGTATGGAGGACTCCTCGAGGGAGGCCGACCAGTATCCAAAGGCCTCCAACCACTAAGCTGCTCCGTCCCAACATGCACATGCTAATTTTCAACTATTACCTGAGACGCTATGAGCCTGTTACTGACACCATATGGGAAGACCTGGAATCCAAGGAGGCAGAGCCCCAGGGTAAGGAGGTTGGGGTGataggggtgggatgggaggggagaTCTATGTGAATTATGGGGAGGGATTGCTGCCAGACATACAGGTAGCACCCCTAGagcctggccaggagcaaagacCAGCCTCAGACCACCCATCTGCTGGactgcgggcggggggggggggggagggcgtcctgtggtgggtcctgggctgtggctgtgttctgtCTTTGGGGGACAGATGGAAATGCACCTGGGtgaccttttctcctctcccaactccagcaccagcccaggaggcagaggcagctccTCCTGTCACAGTGGAAGTCCATCCTGAGGAGCAGGATGCAGAGCTGgaggcacctccacctccagagctttcaccacctccagcagcctctccagctgcagctgtggagccagggccggccccagaagaaactgaggccccagcaccGCTGGATGAAGAACCCTCCCTGGAGCTCATGCTggctcctgcctcagaggaggagctgcctgtggagggcccagctcaaggGCCCAAGGGTGAGAAAGTGGGGAGGTGTAGGGGTGGGAAGGTTTGGGGAGGTCCATGTGAGCTAATGGGGAGAGGCTGTTGCCAGACACATATGGGGCACCCCTTGagcctggccaggagcaaagacCACCTAAGACCACCAACCTTCTGGACTGCCAGTGGGGAGCACATCCTTTGGTGGGTCCTAGGCTCTAGCTGTGTTCTGTCTTTGGGGGACAGATGGACATGCAGGCACCTGggtgatcttttctcctctcccaactccagcaccagcccaggaggtGGATGTGGTTCCTGTCACACCCAAAGTCCATCCTGAGTTGCAGGATGCAGAGCTGGAGGCATCTCCAGCTCCAGAGCTgtcaccacctccagcagcctctccagctgcagctgtggagccagggccggccccagaagaaactgaggccccagcaccGCTGGATGaagaaccctccctggagcccatgctggctcctgcctcagaggaggagctgcctgtggagggcccagctcaaggGCCCCTTGTGGAATGTGCTCACCCTGTCATAAGGGCAAAACGTGTTTCACACTCACGCCttgaaattttccttttattttctgttttcattttgttgtttatttgttctcCATGGCGTGATTCAGTTCTTTatcttttaatgtttattatttggGTGATTTTTTGGGggattgcttttattattttctttttttagctttAATTCTCCCATTGTATAATCCAtgttaaataacaaataaatgttattttgttatttttgtattttaaatggttattgttggtattttaaatgttattgttcatattttaaattcctgAGCATGAAGTACTTTCACAGAGGCTTCTGTGCAAAGTGTAACCCCAGGGCCACAAGTCAGTCAGGCAAAGGCTGACTGCCTCTTCCAGTGCCCAAAAGAGATATTAGGAAAATGCAGACATCTAGAAAAAGTCAAAACATAAGCTTGAAAGCATTCCTTGCAACCCAAAGccagataaaggtttaatatccttGTGGTACAGATAACTCTCAGTGTTTTCTTATGAGACAAAGTGCAAACACATGCAATTCTAATAAGAGGTAGTTCACATGTTAGTACACGTCAGAGATTCTCAACCTCGTGATGGGGACACACACAGtatcaacactggggagagaacaCTCTCACCATAAAATTGGCAAGTTTCTGGTCTAGTGGTACCAACCTTGGGGACAAAGTGAGGCAGCAGAGGCTCCAGCAGGTCCCCTGGGGAAGAGGGAAAAAGGCCCCTCCTCTGGGAGAACCGTGTGCAGGACCTGCCAAAGTCCCACAGGGGCACACCTGTACCTGGCTGTGCTTGTCCAAGGAGGTTCCCCGACAGAAATTATTACACAATTTTTCAAAGATGTATTTTCAAGACTACCCATCAGAGCACTGATGAAATAGCTGGGAACTGGAAAAAGCACTCATGTCCTTGGAAAGGGAATGGGATCCACCAATCCTCATCCACATGGATGAGGGATTCTAAGCAGCTGCTAAAGTGGGTGCAGGGCTCTCTAAGTGAGGCTTAACAGATAAAGGCCTCAGGGGTCCTCTCACATGAGACCTGTGGGAAAATTCTCTGCATCCAGGATCCCATCAGGTAGACACCATACCGGTGATTTCAATAGGCAGACACCATATGTGAAAACAAGTCTGCCTGTGACAGAATGAGAGGCAGAGCCTGAGAAATATACACAAAGCCACTTATGAGGGCCACCTCTGGGGTGGTGCTTGTAAATCTCTTATCCTTTCTTTAATGTGAtgtctaaaatttttataatgtacaTATGACTTATGTTTCATAACCAAGGATTACCCAAGAAGTCACATCCAAAATGGTAGCAAGGACAGAGACTTAAAAAGGGCTGGCCTCATACCCACATGAGGTGGTAAAGAATCTCAAGGATATTTCAGCTGCAAAGGTAACCtttaaggagcaaggggtctcaaCCCCACGTGGGGCTCTCCATCCCAGAGTAGTAGACCCAGGAAGAGatctggctgtaaaaatcagtggggattccatctgccagggagagatgaagGGTCTGGTAGAAAAATCAGGTGCCCTCTTAAAGGACCAGCCCACAAAATCTCATTTGCAGGTACTCAtcctgggctctggcagagagCCAGTGGCTCAGAGGGAGAGGGTCTCATAtagggagagggctggagggatAGCTGCCAAGGCCCTTGTGCTAAGTCCATCTCCTGCACCACccacagatgccatctttcctGGGTGGAGCATTTCCCCTCCACATGGCATCAATCTGGTGGATTGCACTAGCCCTATCCTCCAGATTGACTTCCTGTGACCCCACACTGCCAACCTTGTATCCTGTGGAGTCAGTTGGCCGTGTCCAGCATGAGACTGAGGTGCAAAACTCTCTTAGAAGGCTCTAGAGTAGGGGAGGGTGACCTCTTTTCTTAGAAggctctagaccaggggtggggaatctcTTTTCTTAGAAGGCTCTAAACAAGGGGTGGggacatttagatatttataacatcatttatgggacatacaaaattatcaacttaaaaatttgcctactatatttggtcaaacatttgacTCATTTAATGTCTTGACAGGGCCGgtccaaatgattttgcaggccttatagaGCCCTCAGGCTGGATATTCCTCACCCTGGCTCTAGAGGAAGTCTTGACAGACTCAGGGTGGAAGAGACAgacagggagaaactgaattttGTGACTTTGGAGTGAGGATTATTTTTCCCTTGCATACCCAACCAACACCACCATTTCTGATCTGAGCCCTCCCACTATATGTCCAAATTTTAATCTGTTTTAGTTTGATGAACGTCACTGGCCTCAGCCTGAAGTCTCCCTAagaccctgccccaccacaaAGATCCACAAGTCCTAGATAGGTGGTGGCTGGCCTATGTGTACCCTGAGATGTTTTCTGAGTGTCTTAGGCCAAGAACTGGTGCCAAGTTTGAACCTGTGAACACCACTGATAAACACCACTCACGCCTACCTTGTGACTTACTGAGTACCTATTTACACAACTCCTGTACTGCCAGAGGCTCTTCAGTGACTGTGCCTAACTGGCATCAGCCAAGTGGTGGTAGATTGGGGTGACTTGagccttttgctgacctgctATAGGGATTGGTATTGGTGGAAGCTAGGCTTGGTACATGTACTGGTGGAAGTCTGGCCCCTCCCATGTgaacccaggcccagcagaggtagccaaaaactgtggatcactttgtaGTTACAAACAAATAGCCCAGGGCCTGTCATAGGCAACATCTGTCATTGACATGCATTacagtccctcccaagaggcaccagaaccaacacacccagtggcaGACTTGAGACTACATCAAAGTATGACTCAATTAGCTCCATATCCATAGGGACATCTTGGCAGGCACCAGAACCTGCTGGATCTAATTCAGCCCCTGCAAAACAATTTGTACATTGTGGTCAGGATTGATCCTCATTGTCAGCCAGCCCAAGGGTCAATTCCACCAGTGGATCAGCTAACAGCACTCAAGATTCAACTACATCAAAAGGGCTCACATaaccacacaagggacattcctggtGCATCTAGCTCAAGTGATCATGGATACTGTACTATTGAGCCCCATAgggcacctactacataagaccaccctaccaagacagagagacagagcagatctacctaatacacaggaACAAATACAGAGAGGCCACCTGAATGAAAAGATTAAGAAACATGCCACAAATGACAAAACAGGAGAAACccccagaaaaaaaagaactgaatgaaatggaggcaagcaatctaccagatatagagttcaaaacaatggttataaagatgctcaaggaacttagtgcaaGAATTAATAAACTCAGAACTATATGAAGAAATAGCAAGCATAAAAATGGACAAacaaaccataaaaaaagaaccagtcagatatgaagaatacaatatttgaaatgaagaaCACACTGACGGGAATCAACAGCAGGTTAGATAAAGAAGACCAAATTGGCATTTAGAGAACAGGATAACAGAAAACACACAAGCAGAATCCAAGACAGTGGTGTAATAGATGAAAGCTACACTCACCTACTCCTGCaattataactaaactagaggcccggggcacaaaattcattcatgggggggggggtgtcccccagcccagcctgcaccctctccaatcagggaccccttgagggatgtctaactgcctgtttaaagggatcaggcctaaatgggcagtcggacatccctctcacaatccaggaatgctggctcccaactgctcaactgcctgccttcctgattgcccctaaccgcttctgcctgccagcctgatcaccacccaaccactcccctgccagcctgattgatgcctaactgctctcctgccagcatgatttcccctaactgccctcccctgcaggcctggtcacccctaactgctctcccctgcaggcctgggtcccccccaactgcccttccctgcaggcctggtcaacccaaATTTCCTTCCTCTGACAGCctagtcaaccctaactgccttcccctgcatgcttgatcgacccgaactgccctcccttgcaggcctggtccctcccaaccgccctcccctgctgtcctgatcgcccacaactgccctcccttgcaggcctggtccctcccaaatgccctcccctgctggccatcctgtggtggccatcttgtgtccacatgggggcaggatctttgaccacatgggggcaatcatcttgtgtgttggagtgatgatcaatctgcatattgctcttttattagataggttagaagtctggtgcatgggtgggggccagctggtttgccctgaagggtatcccgaatcagggtgggggttcccttggggtgtggggtgacctgggagaggggcctgtggtggtttacaggctggccatgcctccctggcgacccaagtggaggccctggtatctgggatttatttatcttctacaattgaaactttgtagcctggagtggagccaaacctcctgctcac from Eptesicus fuscus isolate TK198812 chromosome 15, DD_ASM_mEF_20220401, whole genome shotgun sequence encodes:
- the LOC129151748 gene encoding uncharacterized protein LOC129151748; this translates as MFSCCLPVCRDRGLKRGSDESRFRRARRWIRTQSRRLWPFARRDQERSTLIKEEQQLVEEDSFPMSRSEGPVSHTTEGQDSPEVCVATWAAGEPGPVVWRTPRGRPTSIQRPPTTKLLRPNMHMLIFNYYLRRYEPVTDTIWEDLESKEAEPQGKEVGVIGVGWEGRSM
- the LOC129151749 gene encoding skin secretory protein xP2-like, which codes for MLAPASEEELPVEGPAQGPKAPAQEVDVVPVTPKVHPELQDAELEASPAPELSPPPAASPAAAVEPGPAPEETEAPAPLDEEPSLEPMLAPASEEELPVEGPAQGPLVECAHPVIRAKRVSHSRLEIFLLFSVFILLFICSPWRDSVLYLLMFIIWVIFWGIAFIIFFF